CAAGAGCGATGAGCTCCGCCACTTGCGGGCCAACCATGTGCACACCGAGCACGCGGTCGGTGTGGGCATGCGCCAAAATTTTGATGAAGCCGGCGGCCGCACCAAGCGCCTTGGCGCGACCGTTAGCGGCGAACGGAAAGCTACCCACTTTATATTCAACACCGGCGGCCTTGAGTTGCTCTTCGGTCTTACCCGCCCAAGCGACTTCCGGAAACGTATAAATAACCGAGGGCACGATGTCGTAGTTCACTTCCGCGTGATGGCCGGCAATGGTCTCGGCAACCATGACGCCTTCTTCCATGCCTTTGTGCGCCAGCATCGGTCCGCGCACGACGTCACCGACCGCATAAACGCCCGGCAAATTGGTACGGCAATGGCCATCGACATAGACGAAGCCCCATTCGTCGAGCAGCAACTCGGCCTCGGGAGCGAACAATCCGTCGGTGTTCGGCCGCCGGCCGACAGCGACGATCAAACGATCGAAATCGATGCTGTGCGTTCCGTTCTTGTCTTCATATTCCACCGTCACCTTCTTGCCATTCAGCTTCGCGCTCTTAACACGCGCGCCGAGGCGAACGTCGAGACCTTGAGCGGTGAATTGCTTGAGCGATTCGCGCGCGACTTGCGCATCGGCGATTGCCAAGAAACGCTCTTGCGCTTCGAGCAGCACGACTTCGGAACCGAGCCGGCGCCAGACGCTGCCAAGCTCGAGACCAATGACGCCGGCGCCGATCACACCGAGACGCTCGGGCACGGAATCGAACGACAGCGCGCCGGCGGAATCGACGATACGATCGCCGGCGAGCGGCGCTACTTTCAATTGCACCGGGCTCGAACCGGTCGCGAGGATCACGTGCTCCGCTTGCAGCACGCGCTTGCTGCCGCTGTGCTCGGTGACTTCGACATCGCGGTTAGCGAGCAATTTACCTTTGCCGGCGTAGCTGACAATGCCATGCGATTTGAACAGCGACGCGACACCGCCGGTTAAATCGCCGACGATCTTTTCCTTATGACCCATCATCTTTTTTAAATCGAGCGCGACGCTTTGCACGCGAATACCGAAGTTGGCAAACGCGTGGCTCGCTTCGACATAGCGTTCCGACGCTTCGAGCAATGCCTTCGACGGAATGCAGCCGACATTGAGACAAGTGCCGCCGAGCGCCGGCTTGTTGGCCGGCGTGAGCCAGTCGTCGACGCAAGCGACGCGTAGGCCGAGCTGGGCGGCACGAATGGCGGCGATATAGCCGGCCGGGCCGGCGCCAACAACGATGACATCAAAGCGATCTGACATACGCCGGGTTCCTTAAATAATAACTCCGTCCTAAACCGAGGCGGCGGAGGCGCTTCTTGTGGGGGACGCGAACCGCTTAAACACCGAGCAGCAGACGCGCCGGGTCTTCGAGCATTTCCTTGATCGTGACGAGGAAGCGTACCGCTTCACGGCCGTCGACGATGCGATGATCGTACGACAACGCGAGATACATCATCGGTCGAATCACCACCTGATCGTTCTCTGCGACCGGACGATCTTGGATCTTGTGCATACCCAAGATGGCGCTTTGCGGCGGATTCAAAATCGGCGTCGATACCAGCGAGCCGAAAACACCGCCGTTGGTGATAGTGAACGTGCCGCCGGTGATCTCTTCCAGCGACAGTGCTGCGGTCTTGGCCTTCTCGCCAAAATCTTTGATACGCATTTCGATGTCGGCCATCGATAACCGATCGGCGTCGCGCAGAATCGGTACGACCAAACCGCGCGGCGAGCTGACGGCGATGCCGACGTCTTGATAACCGTGATAAAGAATGTCGTCACCGTCGATCGATGCGTTGACCTCGGGGAAACGCTTCAGCGCTTCGATCGCCGCCTTCACGAAGAACGACATGAAGCCAAGCTTCACCTTGTGCTCGCGCTCGAATGTCTCGCGGTAACGATTGCGCAGATCCATCACCGGCTGCATGTTGACCTCGTTGAACGTGGTCAACATCGCCGCCGTGTGTTGCGCTTCGACTAAACGTTCGGCGATACGCTTACGCAACCGCGTCATCGGTACGCGCTTCTCCGGGCGACCGGCGCTGCCGGCGCTCGGCAATTCAACCACCGCCGGCGTCGGTGCGCCGGCGACTGGCCGTGGTGATGGTGTCGGTGCTTCCGCCTGCTTCACTACGTCTTCTTTCAATACGCGCCCGCCCTTGCCGCTGCCGGCAACCGTAGCGACATCGATGCCGCGCTCGACCGCCGCTTTGCGTGCCGCTGGCATCACTGCCGCGCCGATCTTGGGAGCAGCGGCTGCCGCTGGCGCCGACTTTGGCGCTGTTGCTGGCTTGCCGTTACCAGCGGTGATGCGGCCGATGACCTGGCCAGACATCACGGTCGTGCCTTCTTGCGCAACGATCTCGTCGAGCACGCCGTCTTCGGCCGCCGGCACTTCGAACACGACCTTGTCGGTCTCGACGTCGGCGATGATTTCGCCGCGACTGACGGACTCGCCCGGCTTCTTGCGCCAGGCGGCTAACGTGCCGTCTTTGACCGATTCGGGAAATGCCGGGACCGTGACTTCACCTGCCATGTTGCCTCCTCACTGGTCGCGACTTACGGCGACCCGAGCGCCTCGTTGAGAAATTCTTGAAGTTGTTTTGTGTGCAAATCGGAACTGCCGACGGCCGGCGCCGCCATCGTCGGCCGGCCGACGTATTCGAGTTCAATGCCCGGCGGCAATGCCCGACGGAAACGATGTTGCGTCGTGTACCAAGCGCCCTGGTTCTTCGGTTCTTCCTGGCACCAGATGAACTTCTTCGCCTTCGGATAACGCCGCATCTCGGCCGACAGCTCTTCGTGCGGGAACGGATAAAGCTGCTCGACGCGGATGATCGCCGTATCGGTTTGCTTGCGCTCACGCCGCTTCTCGACCAAGTCGTAGTACACCTTGCCGCTGCAGAGGACCAGACGTGTGACCCCGTTCGGATCGATCGGATCCATATCGGGCAGCACCGGCCGGAAACTTTGCTGCGTTACATCTTCGAGCGTACTGAACGACAGGCGATAGCGCAGCAAGCTCTTCGGCGTCATCACGATCAGCGGCTTGCGACAGTGCCAATGCATTTGTCGACGCAGCATATGGAACATCTGCGCCGGCGTCGTCGGCGCGCACACGATCATGTTGTTCTGCGCACAGAGCTGGAGAAAGCGTTCGGGTCGGCCGGACGAATGCTCCGGGCCTTGGCCTTCGTAGCCGTGCGGCAGGAACAAGGTGATGCCGGCCAGACGGTTCCATTTTTGCTCGCCAGCGCTGATGAACTGATCGATCACCACCTGGGCGCCGTTGACGAAGTCACCGAACTGGCCTTCCCAAATTACTAACGTCCTCGGATCGGTGGTTGCGTAACCGTACTCGAACGCCAACACCGCTTCCTCGGATAACAGCGAGTTGATGATGATGAAGTTCGGCTGACCCTCGTATAGACCACGCAACGGTACATAACCGGCGCCGTCTTTGACGTTGTAGACCACGGCGTGCCGATGACCGAAAGTGCCGCGACCAGAGTCTTGTCCGGAGATGCGCACCGGAAAACCATCCTTGAGCAAGGTCGCATACGCCATGATTTCGGCGAAGCCCCAATCGATTGCCAACGCGCCGGCCGCCATCTTGCGCCGCGCCTCGAGGAGCTTGGCGACTTGCGGGTGCAGCTCAAAACCTTCCGGCAACGAACTCAGCCGTTCACCGAGCTCACGGATCGTGTCGAGCGAAATGCGGGTGTCGACAATCGCCGGGTAATCCTTGCCGACGTAGGGCAACCAGTCGGCGTAATACGAGTAACCCACTTCTTCACGCGGAATGAAGTGCGGCACCACGCAATCGCCCGCATCCAACGCCCTTTGGTACGCGTTGGCGTAACCCCGGGCAATATCGGCATCGACCACGCTTTCAGCGATGAGCCGCTTGGCATATAGCTCGCGCGTCGTCGGTAGCTGGCGGATGTGCTGGTACATGATCGGCTGCGTCATCGCCGGCTCGTCGGCTTCGTTATGGCCATGGCGCCGATAGCAAACGAGATCGATGACGACGTCTTTGCGAAACGTCATGCGGTAGTCGAGCGCGATCTGGGTAACGAACATCACCGCTTCCGGATCGTCGGCATTCACGTGCAAGATCGGCGCGCCGACCATTTTGGCGACATCGGACGCATACATCGTCGAGCGCGCGTCTTGCTGCACGCTGGTAGTGAAGCCAATTTGATTGTTGACGATGATGTGTACCGTGCCGCGCGCGGTGTAGCCGCGCGACTGCGACATGTTGAACGACTCCATTACCACACCTTGGCCAGCGAAAGCGGCATCGCCGTGGATCACGATCGGCATAACGCGGGCGCCGTACTTATCGCGCATGCGCTGTTGGCGCGCGCGCACGGAGCCTTGTACGACCGGGCCGACGATTTCGAGATGCGATGGGTTGAACGCGAGTGCGAGATGCAGCGGGCCACCCGGCGTCTTCACGTCGGACGAGTAGCCGAGGTGGTACTTCACGTCGCCGGTGCCGTCGCCGCTCGACTTAGCCTTGCCGTCGAACTCGGCGAACAGGTCGGACGGTTTCTTGCCCATGACGTTGACCAGTACGTTCAGCCGACCGCGATGGGCCATACCGATGACGACTTCCTTCATGCCGTAGGAGCCACTACGCTGGATCAGCTCGTCCAACATCGGGATCATGCTTTCGCCACCTTCGAGGCCGAAGCGCTTCACACCGACGTATTTGATCGCGAGGTACCGCTCCAATCCTTCCGCCGCCGTCAGCCGTTCGAGCAAATTGCGCTTCACGTCCGCCGGATAATTCGGTACACCGTGCACGCTCTCCAAGCAGCTTTGCAGCCAGCGCTTCTCGGCGGTGTCGGTGATATGCATGTACTCGGCGCCGATGGTGCCGCAGTAGGTGCGCTTCAGCAGATCGAGAATTTCTCGCAGCGTCGCCGTGCGCGGGCCGACCAGTGAGCCGGTATCGAACATGGTATCGAAGTCGTATGGCGTCAGACCGTGGAAATGCAGTTCCAGATCGGGCGCTTCTGGGCGGCGCCACAAGCCAAGCGGGTCGAGGTTGGCACGTTGATGGCCACGGACGCGATAGGCGTCGATGAGCTGTAGGACTTTGACTTGCTTGCGTTCTTTGTCGGTCGGCGCCATCCCGGCAACCGCTGCCGGCGCGTTGACTTGGACGATCCCCGGCGTCCGCGCCAGCCGGCGGAAGGCAGCGCGTACCGGCGAGTGCGGCGTTTCGGCGCTGCTACCGTTGACCCGCGGCAGCTGATCGAAGTAAGCGCGGAAACTGGGATCAACGGAATTGGGGTCTTGCAGGTAAGCTTCGTAGACGTCTTCGAGATAAGCGGAATTGCTGCCCGCTAGCGGCGACGGGGTCAGCGGCGCTAGTGGCCGGCGATTCTTATTAGCAGTGTCTTGCATGATTCCGATTCAGACGCCGCTAAACGGCGATATTCGCGGAAATTTCAGTATATCCGCTCGCTACAGCGCTTTGAAGAATAGGCAACCGCATCGCCGCGGTAGTAGCGGCGGCGACCGGTTTTGTCGTCGGGCGAACCGCTAAAACCCGACGAAACGTGAAAATAGTGGGCTTAACTTCCTTTGCTCGACTTGGTCGCTTTGCTCTTTGGCTTAGCCTTGCTCGCACTCGGACGCTCCTTGGCTACCTTAGCCACGAGTTGATCAACCACTTTTAACGCCGCTTCGCCGCCACCCGCCAATTCCGGCGAGGTGACCCATCGACCGTCGACCAGCAGCGTCGGCACCGAATCGATGCCCGCCGCTTCGGCCAGATGCTTAGCCTTTTCCAGCTTCAGGCGTACGCCAAACGAATTGAACGCCTCGGTAAACTTCGCTGCCGGAATACCGTGCTCGGCGGCGAATTCGGCAATGGCTTCTTCGCTGTCGAGTCGACGTTTCTTTTCGTGGATTTCATAGAACATAGCCGAATGCAGCTTATCGAGCGCATCCAGCGCCTCGAACGCGTAATACGCCTGTGCGTGCAGCGCCCAACGGCCGAAGGTCGCCGGCGTCCGAACGAAAGCAACGTTCGCCGGCTTGTGTTTGAGCCAGTTCTGAATAGTGGGTTCGAGGGCGTTGCAATGCATGCAGCCGTACCAGAAGAACTCGCGTACCTCGACCTTGGGACCGCTGGTTTCGACCTCGATGCGCGCCGGCAACGTCTTGTACTGCGAGGGCGATAATTCTTGCGCCAACACCCCCGTGACCGGGATAAGCAATAACGACAACAACGCGACGAAACGACTCTTCATGCAGTGACTCCCAAGTTAATGAATGCATGCGGCACCTAGCGACCGCACTTCAAAAAATCGTACTTAGTCTCAGCCTATTCAACACACGCTGCGCTGGCAACACTTGCTATGGGCTAACACGCTCCGGCGGCGGCGCCGGAAACAGCTCAGCTAGCACATCGAGCCGACGGTTGATGTCATCGAGCTCGAGCAACGCCTGCTTGAGACCGAGCGGTAGGGGTAACAGTTCCGCTAAGCGGCCACTAACCCAGGCGGCGTCGTCGAGTTGGGGCGGTGCGAAGTACGTCGCCGCGCCGGCTTGCTCGAGCACGCGCTTGAGCGCTTCCAGCAAACGCCCGTGGTGCGCCGGCATTGGCGAGGTCGTCTCCGGCAACGGATCGACTTCGGCCAGCAACAGCTGATCCTTCTGCACGCGCGTACGGCGAATTCGAAAACGGTCGCCACCGCGGACGACCGCGTGCAGGATGCCTGGTTGGTTAATGTCGATATCGAGCAAGTGGGCGAACGTACCGATTTCCTGCGGATCGGCGGCGGTGCCGACTTCGTTGCCGCGCTTGATCAAGCAAATCCCAAACGGCCGGTTGGCCTTGAGGCAGGCGGTGATCATATCGAGGTAGCGCTTCTCGAACACGCGCAGCTCCATACGACCTCCCGGAAACAGTACGGTTGGCAAACAAAATAGCGGCAGCTCGGCCACGGCGCTTATCCGCGTAGGCGTTCGAGCAATCGCAGGTGCAGATTGTCGAAGCTTCCGTTGCTCATGAGGAGGACGTGATCGCCGGGCTTAAGCTCGGTCACGAGGGCTTCCAGCAAATCATTGGTGTTGTCGTACACCGCACCGCGGTTACCCAGCGCACTGGCAACTTCACCGATATCCCACGACAAACCGGTCGGCCGCAGCAGCGCCACGCGATCGGCGCCGGCCAGCGACTCGGCCAAGGTGTCGCGGTGCACGCCCAGCTTCATCGTATTCGAGCGCGGTTCGAGCGCCGCGATGAGCCGGCCGTTGCCGATACGGGCGCGCAATGCCGCCAACGTGACTCGAATCGCCGTCGGATGATGCGCGAAGTCGTCATAGACCGAGATGCCTTTCGCTTCGCCGCGCAACTCCAAGCGCCGGCGCGCATTACGAAACGCTGTCAGCGCCGCCAAGCCACGCTCGATCGGCACGCCGGCGTGGTGCGCCGCCGCCAGCGCCGCCAGGGCGTTCTCGACGTTATGCTCACCATACAAACTCCAACGCACGTCGCCAACATCGCGCCCATGCGCGTGCACGCGGAAATGGGAACCGTCGGCCGCGAGTAACGTCGCCGACCAGTCGCTACCGGCACCGAAACGTTCGACCGGCGACCAGCAGCCGAGGCGCAGCGTATCGGCGATGTTGCCGTCGTTAGCGTTGACGATCAGGCGACCACTGGCGGGGACGATGCGTACCAAGTGATGGAACTGGCGCTTGATGGCATCGAGATCCGGAAAGATATCGGCGTGGTCGTACTCGAGGTTATTGAGCACGGCGGTGCGCGGTCGGTAATGCACGAACTTCGAACGCTTGTCGAAGAACGCGGTGTCGTACTCATCGGCTTCGATGACGAAGTAGCGCGAATCGGTGAAGCGCGCCGACACACCGAAATTCGCCGGTACACCGCCGATGAGAAACCCCGGACGAAGCCCGGCGTATTCGAGAATCCACGCCAGCATCGAGCTGGTCGTGGTCTTGCCGTGAGTGCCGGCGACGGCCAACACCCAGCGATGCTGCAACACGTGCTCGGCGACCCATTGCGCGCCGGAGACATAAGGAATGTCGCGATCGAGCACCGCTTCCACCAGCGGGTTGCCGCGCGATAGCGCGTTACCGATCACAACGACATCCGGCGTCGGCGTTAAATGCGCCGGCTCGTAACCGTTGCGGACATCGATCCCTTGCTCGGCGAGCTGCGTGCTCATCGGCGGATACAAGCCTTGATCCGAGCCGGTCACTTTATGACCGAGCGCACGCGCCAACAGCGCGACACCGGCCATGAACGTTCCACCGATTCCGGCGATATGCAGGTGCATGTTTACAATTCCAAAGCGCGGACACGCATTGTCAGCAATCGAATTTTATAAAGCCGCAAAAGCGGTCGCATTGTAACAGCGGCGATTGCAGCGAAACATCTAGCAGCGACAGATGACGTCCCTGTTGCCAACAAGGAGTCTGGTGTGATCGATAGGTTGCATGGATTGAAAGGGCGAACTTGCGGCGACATGACTGCAAAAGTCCAAGGAAGGACTTTTGCAACATCCTTGTTAGACTGCGCGCCGTGACCTTACTCATCGAAGAACCCCAAGCACTGTCCGACTTTTGCGCGCGCATCCGCGGCAGCGCGTGGATCGCGGTCGATACCGAATTCACGCGTGAACGCACATATTATGCGCGCCTAGGTTTATTACAACTCGCCACCGACGACATCATCGCCTGCATCGATCCGCTCAAGGTCGATCTCTCGCCGTTGCTCGATGTGCTCTACGATCCGTCGATGCTCAAGGTACTGCACGCCGCGCGGCAAGATCTCGAAGTACTCTACGATCAGCGCAAAGCGGTGCCGCAACCGCTGTTCGATACGCAAATCGCCGCCGCCTTGCTCGGCCATCCGGAACAAGTCGGTTACGCGCCATTGGTGGAAACCATCACCGGCGTAAAGCTGCCGAAGCTGCACACGCGCACCGATTGGGAAGCGCGGCCGCTTTCATCCGAGCAACTGCATTACGCCGAAGACGACGTGCGTTATCTGCGCGACGTGTATCGCGCGCTCGACGCGGAACTGCAGCGGCTGGATCGACTATCGTGG
Above is a genomic segment from Gammaproteobacteria bacterium containing:
- the lpdA gene encoding dihydrolipoyl dehydrogenase; amino-acid sequence: MSDRFDVIVVGAGPAGYIAAIRAAQLGLRVACVDDWLTPANKPALGGTCLNVGCIPSKALLEASERYVEASHAFANFGIRVQSVALDLKKMMGHKEKIVGDLTGGVASLFKSHGIVSYAGKGKLLANRDVEVTEHSGSKRVLQAEHVILATGSSPVQLKVAPLAGDRIVDSAGALSFDSVPERLGVIGAGVIGLELGSVWRRLGSEVVLLEAQERFLAIADAQVARESLKQFTAQGLDVRLGARVKSAKLNGKKVTVEYEDKNGTHSIDFDRLIVAVGRRPNTDGLFAPEAELLLDEWGFVYVDGHCRTNLPGVYAVGDVVRGPMLAHKGMEEGVMVAETIAGHHAEVNYDIVPSVIYTFPEVAWAGKTEEQLKAAGVEYKVGSFPFAANGRAKALGAAAGFIKILAHAHTDRVLGVHMVGPQVAELIALGVMAMEFGASSEDIAMTMFAHPTLSESFHEAALSVLGRPLHVAQRVARTARTADIPS
- a CDS encoding LON peptidase substrate-binding domain-containing protein, with the translated sequence MSAVAELPLFCLPTVLFPGGRMELRVFEKRYLDMITACLKANRPFGICLIKRGNEVGTAADPQEIGTFAHLLDIDINQPGILHAVVRGGDRFRIRRTRVQKDQLLLAEVDPLPETTSPMPAHHGRLLEALKRVLEQAGAATYFAPPQLDDAAWVSGRLAELLPLPLGLKQALLELDDINRRLDVLAELFPAPPPERVSP
- the odhB gene encoding 2-oxoglutarate dehydrogenase complex dihydrolipoyllysine-residue succinyltransferase produces the protein MAGEVTVPAFPESVKDGTLAAWRKKPGESVSRGEIIADVETDKVVFEVPAAEDGVLDEIVAQEGTTVMSGQVIGRITAGNGKPATAPKSAPAAAAAPKIGAAVMPAARKAAVERGIDVATVAGSGKGGRVLKEDVVKQAEAPTPSPRPVAGAPTPAVVELPSAGSAGRPEKRVPMTRLRKRIAERLVEAQHTAAMLTTFNEVNMQPVMDLRNRYRETFEREHKVKLGFMSFFVKAAIEALKRFPEVNASIDGDDILYHGYQDVGIAVSSPRGLVVPILRDADRLSMADIEMRIKDFGEKAKTAALSLEEITGGTFTITNGGVFGSLVSTPILNPPQSAILGMHKIQDRPVAENDQVVIRPMMYLALSYDHRIVDGREAVRFLVTIKEMLEDPARLLLGV
- a CDS encoding thiol:disulfide interchange protein DsbA/DsbL produces the protein MKSRFVALLSLLLIPVTGVLAQELSPSQYKTLPARIEVETSGPKVEVREFFWYGCMHCNALEPTIQNWLKHKPANVAFVRTPATFGRWALHAQAYYAFEALDALDKLHSAMFYEIHEKKRRLDSEEAIAEFAAEHGIPAAKFTEAFNSFGVRLKLEKAKHLAEAAGIDSVPTLLVDGRWVTSPELAGGGEAALKVVDQLVAKVAKERPSASKAKPKSKATKSSKGS
- the mpl gene encoding UDP-N-acetylmuramate:L-alanyl-gamma-D-glutamyl-meso-diaminopimelate ligase, whose protein sequence is MHLHIAGIGGTFMAGVALLARALGHKVTGSDQGLYPPMSTQLAEQGIDVRNGYEPAHLTPTPDVVVIGNALSRGNPLVEAVLDRDIPYVSGAQWVAEHVLQHRWVLAVAGTHGKTTTSSMLAWILEYAGLRPGFLIGGVPANFGVSARFTDSRYFVIEADEYDTAFFDKRSKFVHYRPRTAVLNNLEYDHADIFPDLDAIKRQFHHLVRIVPASGRLIVNANDGNIADTLRLGCWSPVERFGAGSDWSATLLAADGSHFRVHAHGRDVGDVRWSLYGEHNVENALAALAAAHHAGVPIERGLAALTAFRNARRRLELRGEAKGISVYDDFAHHPTAIRVTLAALRARIGNGRLIAALEPRSNTMKLGVHRDTLAESLAGADRVALLRPTGLSWDIGEVASALGNRGAVYDNTNDLLEALVTELKPGDHVLLMSNGSFDNLHLRLLERLRG
- a CDS encoding 2-oxoglutarate dehydrogenase E1 component, whose amino-acid sequence is MQDTANKNRRPLAPLTPSPLAGSNSAYLEDVYEAYLQDPNSVDPSFRAYFDQLPRVNGSSAETPHSPVRAAFRRLARTPGIVQVNAPAAVAGMAPTDKERKQVKVLQLIDAYRVRGHQRANLDPLGLWRRPEAPDLELHFHGLTPYDFDTMFDTGSLVGPRTATLREILDLLKRTYCGTIGAEYMHITDTAEKRWLQSCLESVHGVPNYPADVKRNLLERLTAAEGLERYLAIKYVGVKRFGLEGGESMIPMLDELIQRSGSYGMKEVVIGMAHRGRLNVLVNVMGKKPSDLFAEFDGKAKSSGDGTGDVKYHLGYSSDVKTPGGPLHLALAFNPSHLEIVGPVVQGSVRARQQRMRDKYGARVMPIVIHGDAAFAGQGVVMESFNMSQSRGYTARGTVHIIVNNQIGFTTSVQQDARSTMYASDVAKMVGAPILHVNADDPEAVMFVTQIALDYRMTFRKDVVIDLVCYRRHGHNEADEPAMTQPIMYQHIRQLPTTRELYAKRLIAESVVDADIARGYANAYQRALDAGDCVVPHFIPREEVGYSYYADWLPYVGKDYPAIVDTRISLDTIRELGERLSSLPEGFELHPQVAKLLEARRKMAAGALAIDWGFAEIMAYATLLKDGFPVRISGQDSGRGTFGHRHAVVYNVKDGAGYVPLRGLYEGQPNFIIINSLLSEEAVLAFEYGYATTDPRTLVIWEGQFGDFVNGAQVVIDQFISAGEQKWNRLAGITLFLPHGYEGQGPEHSSGRPERFLQLCAQNNMIVCAPTTPAQMFHMLRRQMHWHCRKPLIVMTPKSLLRYRLSFSTLEDVTQQSFRPVLPDMDPIDPNGVTRLVLCSGKVYYDLVEKRRERKQTDTAIIRVEQLYPFPHEELSAEMRRYPKAKKFIWCQEEPKNQGAWYTTQHRFRRALPPGIELEYVGRPTMAAPAVGSSDLHTKQLQEFLNEALGSP